CATCATCCCTCCGGGAGCATTGAGCCTGATACTTTTATAATTCCCTTCCACCAGGTAATCAATAAGCTTTAACCCCGAGTATGCAGACTTCTCCAGTAGCCGTACGCTGCCATCAGGAAGGCTTACTTCAATGGTATTGTATTCTCCGGAACTTATGATTTGCAATACTTTTAGCTCAACGGTCGAGAACAAATCGATTTCATTGATAATAAGCCCGACTTTCGGGTGAGCGAAGAACTCCCTGATGATCCTGGTGAGGGAAATATTAAAATGACTTTCATAAAGGATCTTCTCTCTAAGTTCTTCGGGATAAATGCTGACATCGTTATTAAACAACGGGAGCCAACCACCATCACCAAATATCAGCAGGTTGACAGGCTCTTTGCTAAAAATGGCTTCGCTGACCAACAGCTGAAATAGGTTGAACTGTTTACTGGCTTTTTTTCTTTTTACCCCAATCTTAATAACCTCAATCAGCTCGGTCATAGAAGAACCATCGCCCCAATCATCCATCAACTCCTGCTCCATGCGAATAAGGCGCTTCATAATCAGAAAGTCTACATGGTAGAAAAGCTCTTTTTTCGTGCGTTTAAGTACCTTGCTTTTTATGCCAATGCCTTGAATATCATCCAACACCCTAATCCATACGAATTCAAGGAAATTAAACCTTCGATGAATGCCTTTGTTTTTTCTGGGGGTTATGATTAACTTTTTCGAATCCCACGTATCTATGGTACGATTATGCACGCCTGTATCCGTGACAGAAAGTATAGGCTCCGAATTGAAAAGGCGATTAAATTGAATGGCCTTTACCGTGCCTGCAATTGAAAAAATATTTTCCAGTTTTTGTAGCATAAAGCAAAAATACAAAAAATGTATTTTTGCTTTTGCATTTATGGGATTTTGTGTCATTTTAATAAGAAATAACCTGTTTACATGTATAACCTAGTAAATAATGTACTCGTGAATTAGATTTTGGCTCAACCACCAGATGTAATTTTTTCTTCAAGTTTTTAATATATCTAAACGAAACAATCTCCTAAAAACAGTATTAGTACACCAGTTTAATAGACTCTGAAAAAATTAATTAATATCTAATATCCATATTTCAAAAGCACTTACGAAATATGAGTACATCGAAGCTTGGCAAACATAGAATAATTGCAACAGCTTAATTACCAACGTAATTAACACCGTTAAGTCACATGATATATTTGTCCTGAAACCCCTACGTTTGTAACTGAAAATCAAAATGTAAATAACCATGAATGCCAAAAAACTCTTAATGATCGTTCTGTTTGCAACCTTCGGAAGTCTTTTAATGTCTTGCAGTGAGGAAGAGGTTGAGCCAACTATAGAATTTCCAAAAGCGCTTGCAACGGAAGGAGATAAGGGGCATGAGGAAGGTCCAGGAGGTCTATAAGTGATGAAGTAAAAACAAGATATGGAAATTTTTATCGTACTTATGTAAGGTTTAGGTCCAAAAAAATAAATTGGATATAAAAGAATATGTCCACTTTTGCTTAGATGAAATTATTCTAATCAATCTCTAAATATTTTTATGTTGACTCCTAAACCTGCTATAGTACTCCTACTCTTTTTTCTATTAATTTCCTGTAACAACGACGAAGCAGATCCTCTAAAGAAAGCCTCTGAGGATCAGGAGTTAGAATCTACCTTTGAAAAATTTCAAAACCAATTTACAGATCGTGAAGTAGCTTATAATTTACTTGCCCGTGTTAAAACTGTAGCCGAAGCCAAGGGCAATTACGAATATCTGGCCAAGTACTACGCTGGCTATGGTTACTTGAAAAGACAGGAACTGCATTATGATCAGGCTGTTACATCTTATCAACAGGCTTTAGAACTGTATGAGGATTTAGGTGACTCTCTTCATCAAGGTTGGGTGCTTAATAACTTAGGTTATGTTTTTCGATTAGGCAATATGCCCGAGCAGGCGCTAACCTATTTTTACCAAGCTGAGGGTTATTATGAAGGTATAAGCAGGCAGGATAAACTTATCGGCCTTTATGAAAATATCGGGTTGATCTTTTTAGACCATGATGATTATGAAGTCGCTGAAAAGTATCTGCAAAAAGGATTATATCTCAGTCAAAAGTATGACAATAGTGGAAAGATAGCTGTTTTTAACAACCTCTATGGGAAACTATATTTTAAACAGGGTGACTATGACTTGGCAAGAACATGGTATCTAAAAGCTTTAGAATTTGTGCAAGATAACCTTCAAAGAGCTTATACTTTAGGAAATATTGGAGAATCATACCTGTTGGAAAAAAAGCCTGATGCCGCAAAGGAATGGAATACCAAAGCTATGCACATAAAAGAAAGCATTGAAAATGCAGACATAAAGCCAAACCTCAACTATATGGGTATGTATCAGGCCCAAAAAGGCAAATACAAGGAGGCCTTGGCTCTGTTTGACAAAGTGGTAAAGCTTTCCGAAGACAACCTACTAGAAAAGGAAATGGCCGTTGCCATCAAGAATATCCGCGGAATATACAACGACCAAAGCCAACTTCGTGATGAAAAGGCATTCGAGAGATTGCTCTATTACTCTGACCTGTTACAACAAAGCAATGAATTGTTGTTAGAACTGCAGAAGGAGCTTAGGACACTTTATGATCAAAGCCTGATCAAAAAGGGAGTAGCAGACTATGCTGACTTGGTTGAAAAGAAAAAGCAAGAGGAACAGAAGGCTATGATACAGACAGGTTCCGGCGCGTTTATCATGCTAACTTTGGTTCTCGTGTTTTTCGGTGTAAAAAAACTTAGGAGAGTAAGCCTGCAGCGTGAGACCTACAGGACCAAAATTGATCAGGATAAAAAGATGGCCAAAGAATTAAAAGAAGAAATGATCCAAAGGGGTATTTTAGAAAGCGCAGAATCTTAAATTAAAATCAGTTCGTAAATGACTCCATTTGCTCAATGTATTTGCCGATTTTCTTGATGACGGGCTTAATGTTTTCAAGCTCGTCTTTGTATTTCTGAGCATCCTTTTGCCAGGTTTTGACCTGGCCCTTTAAATCTTGTATTTCTGCTTTTGCTTTATCGATTATTTCAAGGGCCTTCATCGACAGGGTAGAAGAGTTAGTGGCTGCCAACTCCTTAAATTCTGCTATTTGTACCTCCAGAGAGCGAGTATCACTATGTTGTTGCTTTAGTTCATTGGATGAGAAAAACAACTCATCAGTAGAAATCCCAAAAATACGAGCCAAAACCGGCACATAGTTAACCGGGATTTTGCGTTTCCCATTTTCATACCGGGAAATAGCGTGCCTATCGCACGATTCACCTGTTATTTCCTCTATTTTCTTCCCAAGGTCAGCCTGGGACAAATCATTTAAAGTACGAAAATGTAAAACTTTTTCGCTAATTGTTGTCATTTCGATCACAATTATTATATATTTGTAAAGTAGGATCAAAATTGATCATACGGATATCCAATTCATGTGCTGCCAAAAGCAGCAAATCAAATATATGCAAATAAAACCAATTGCCATGTACCGTTCATTAAAACCTCCGACACTGGAAATGGGTAAGGCAACACCCCATTTAATCTCTGTAAAAAAAGCATTTAACCACATCGAAAGAACTCCACTCTGCTGGCTTGCCCATGAAGATTTAGAGGAGTTTTTTGATGGAAACAGTGTATGCAGTGGACTGACTTTCCATGTAATAAACGGAAAGATAGTTTTCATTGCTGATACTCAGAAAGAGCCTGTTGCTGTTGTTCATTTCGATCAAGCGATTGGGTTCGAAAGGCCAAAAATCACGACTATAGTAGAACCATCCGAAAACATGAGTGTCAGACGCAACAGAAAGCCTATCCGTTATTCTTTAGGGTACCTTAAAGAGAAATTATCCAGGGTTAGGCGACGCTAACAGCAATCGTGGGAATACCACTTATCATTTGGCGGCTCATGCAGTTGGAGGATTTAATTGCCTCCAAAAGTACAGGGACATTGGAAGAGCTTGCCGCGAAACTTGAAATGAATACCGAATTAACGAAAGCATATATAGGAAGCCTGGCAGAAATGAGGGAATGCAAAATTGAGTACGATGCCAGGTGTTCAAGCTTTGTCTTTGTTGGCCCTAATTGGGTTTAGGTTGACGGGTGACGGGAGGTGCAGTAAACTGTACCTCCCCAATGCCTTAACTGATTTACAGATCGAAAATGAAGGAATGTATATTTTTAGAGCGCATAGAGCGCATGGACAAGCTCATTCAAAGGCGTAGTGCCGGAAGAGCAGAAGACCTTGCCAGAAGGCTGGATATATCCACCAGAAGCGTATTCAATATGCTCAGGATTATGAAACAGGACTTCAATGCCCCGATCGTATTTGACAGAGGCCTGAACACCTACAGATATAAAACCGAAGGCAGCATAGTGGCGGCCTTCGTAGCAAAAAGAAAAAACATAACACACTCTGTCTTATGTGTTTGAGTTGGGCCATCCGCGGGGAGCAGCAAGTGTCTCTCCCGGGTGCCCATTAAACTATGAAACTATGGAAAGAAAAAACAACCGATGGGAAGAATCGGTAGAACGCTATGGCCAGCTATTGGACGCCGTTAACGACCTGATCCGCCACACCAGCCAGCTGGCAAAGTCTTACGAAGACACCAACATGGGATTTGCCCACCTTATCTATGAAAAAGGCCTATACGAGATCATGAAGAAAGCCAATACCCTGCAAGACTACGAAAGAAGCTTCGAAATGATGTACTACAGCCTTAAAGGACAGGTAGAGCAACTCAAACACCTGCGAGGCGTGCTGCAAGTGATCCTGATCAAAGACCCGGTCAATATCCCGACAAACTAAAGTACATGAGGATTTTTGATTACACCCACCGGCTTAAAGGCAACTACTTTATCTATGTGAAGGACAAAGTAGTACTCATGGACACAGGATACCAGTCCCTCAGACCGTCGAGTTTTTCCTTAAGGCTGTTTTTTCGCCTGAAGCGCTGGCAGCTATATGAAATACCTCCTGGGAGTGCCCTATATCAGGATTTATTGACAGACTATATACAACTCGTTGATAATCTAATATTTATGAATAAATCGCAGTTTAAGTATGATTAAACTTATTTAAACTATAAAAATTATATCTATATTCGCCATCCCCAAAATTAAATTTATCTCAACCTTTAATTAATCATGAAACCTACGAAATTCCTGATTGCATTACTCTTTTGTGCATTATCCATAGACGCTATTGCCCAGGGCGATGCCCCGACGCAAGACCCGGAAGCGGGCTTTCAGCTTGGCAGCGACATTACTGGTGGTGCCGTAAGCGCTGTCAACCTGTTTACAGGAGAAGTCAGTTTTCCTTTAAACCTCGTATCCCTTCCCGGTCAAAACGGGATTTCCCCCAATGTCAGCATATCTTATAATTCCGCAGGTGTCAGCCGGCAAGCTGCGGTTTGGAACAGGGACGCTCCCGCCGGGGTGATCGGCTTGAGCTGGCAGATGGATTTCCCGAAAATCATTGTAGATCACAAACAAACCGGTACGCGGGAAGATGATGATTTTTACCTGATGGATGGCGGGGTCAGCCAAAAACTTGTACTGACCAGGAACGGTGCTACCCAGCATTACACTACAGAACAAAAATCAGCGACAGCCATAACTTATAACCCTGCGCTTGAAGAATGGAAGGTGATAAGCGGAGATGGCGTGATCATGACTTTCGGTAATAAAAACAGCAACCGGAATACTATCCAGTGGGTTGTAAAGCATGGTAATTGGATGGGCAGCAGCGCACGCAGCACTAATTCCTCATCGATGGCCTATATCTGGAACTTGTCCGAAACCCAAAACCGCCTCGGCGATAAAATGACATTCCGCTATGAAGAAGCAAATCAGTTAGCCGGTGGCAAAAAACAAACAGAGACTTCCTATCTCAGCCAGATCGCCGGGCCGACAGGCGCTAAGATCAATTTTATCTGTGCCGATAAGCAGGCGGGCGAATATGTAGAACCTCATCAGGAAAAGGCCGAACCGGATGCCTCACCAGGAAGTTTATCAAAAAAGATACCTGCACCATATCGATGTGATCAACCCCTATGGCTTAAAGCTGAATGCGAGTGGGCTTTACCTACGAGTTTATCTCGGGGCAGGCGTATAGCACCGAACGCTTATTGACTTCAAGTAAATCCCCCAACCGCTTCGGAGAAACCTCGTCCGGTATTTTCGTTTGAATCTGAGCGTTCAGGTGGCCTCATAGGCAAAATATCCTCTATCACCGGGGCTATGGGGGCCGAAGTGGATTACCATTATGCACCGGTTACGCTTTCACATTCGGAGCGTTTTAAGCGTATAACGGCACCCGCCGTTTATGGGGGCTTCTTCGGTATGGCAGGGCAATAATTTTGTGCTGGCGGGCTGGCGTGAGCTGGATGCTGACGGCAAAGCCAAAAAATCCGGTGCGGCATTCAAGCTACAGGCCCACAGATGGGATGGAAGATGGGATAAGCCAGGATATCTTTAATATCAACAACGTAATTTATGAATATGGAAGCTACAGGGATATCCAGGTAATGGCTCTGTGGGGTGCTTTTGCCTTTCTGAAAAAGACATCCAGCCAAAGCTATTCTTTTTATGCGTATCATAAAGACCCGCCAGCGCCCGGGCGAATGGTTAAGCTTCGGGAAAAACTTTGACTTAGGCGGCGGACAGCCCAACCTGATGGGAGGAGGTGACTTCGTGGCCGTGGGAGAGCGTGAAGATGGTGAC
This region of Fulvivirga ulvae genomic DNA includes:
- a CDS encoding tetratricopeptide repeat protein codes for the protein MLTPKPAIVLLLFFLLISCNNDEADPLKKASEDQELESTFEKFQNQFTDREVAYNLLARVKTVAEAKGNYEYLAKYYAGYGYLKRQELHYDQAVTSYQQALELYEDLGDSLHQGWVLNNLGYVFRLGNMPEQALTYFYQAEGYYEGISRQDKLIGLYENIGLIFLDHDDYEVAEKYLQKGLYLSQKYDNSGKIAVFNNLYGKLYFKQGDYDLARTWYLKALEFVQDNLQRAYTLGNIGESYLLEKKPDAAKEWNTKAMHIKESIENADIKPNLNYMGMYQAQKGKYKEALALFDKVVKLSEDNLLEKEMAVAIKNIRGIYNDQSQLRDEKAFERLLYYSDLLQQSNELLLELQKELRTLYDQSLIKKGVADYADLVEKKKQEEQKAMIQTGSGAFIMLTLVLVFFGVKKLRRVSLQRETYRTKIDQDKKMAKELKEEMIQRGILESAES
- a CDS encoding helix-turn-helix transcriptional regulator, whose product is MTTISEKVLHFRTLNDLSQADLGKKIEEITGESCDRHAISRYENGKRKIPVNYVPVLARIFGISTDELFFSSNELKQQHSDTRSLEVQIAEFKELAATNSSTLSMKALEIIDKAKAEIQDLKGQVKTWQKDAQKYKDELENIKPVIKKIGKYIEQMESFTN